CAAGATAATTTAACGAAAGAAAATTTCACTTTTCGGTCGCCAATAAAAAGCATTATGAAAAGCCCTCTGGAGAAACTGATTTCAAAATGGAATATTTTACCGCACTAAACGTCAGAAGTCAGGAATTAATATTGATTACAGCTCATTCTAAAAACGTACTAATAAGAATAAATTGTACCTCGTAATGTCAGATCTTTTCTAACATCTTCTCTATTAGATTTTCTGCTCCTTCGGCTATATCAGAAATTCTGGCATTCAACATATAGCAAGGGGTTGTAAAAATATTATTTTTCTCATCCACAGCCACTTCCCCGTGACCCGTGCCAGTATTATGCGCCCCCATGATTTCCAAATGCTTTGCTGTTGCCGGGTCGGTGCCAATAGTAACAGTAATATTACCAAACACCTTGGCAAGTATCACGGGGGCAATGCACAATGCGCCTATCGGTTTATTTTTTTCTTTCATGGCTTTCAACGCTTTTTCAACATCTGCATTTATTTTCATTTCTGTGCCATCAATAGCATAAGTGCAAAGGTTTTTTGCAGCGCCATAACCTCCGGGGATGACAAGTGCATCAAATTTTTCAGCATTAAATTCCGACAATGGGTAAATATTCCCTCGAGCAATGCGTGCAGCTTCTATCAATACATTGCGGGTTTCTTTCATCTCTGTTTTCGTATAATGGTTCATGACATGATACTGATTTATATCCGGAGCGAAAATAGTATAAGAAGCTCCGAGCTTGTCAATAGCGAGTAATGTCATGACGGCTTCGTGTATTTCTGAACCGTCAAGGTGTCCAGAACCTGCGAGAATAACGGCAAACTTTTTCATTTTTATTTTTTAATTGTCAAAAATACTCAAATTTTTGATTTCTGTTTCTTGGTTTAAAACCGGCATTTTCTATGG
The Bacteroidales bacterium genome window above contains:
- the elbB gene encoding isoprenoid biosynthesis glyoxalase ElbB; the protein is MKKFAVILAGSGHLDGSEIHEAVMTLLAIDKLGASYTIFAPDINQYHVMNHYTKTEMKETRNVLIEAARIARGNIYPLSEFNAEKFDALVIPGGYGAAKNLCTYAIDGTEMKINADVEKALKAMKEKNKPIGALCIAPVILAKVFGNITVTIGTDPATAKHLEIMGAHNTGTGHGEVAVDEKNNIFTTPCYMLNARISDIAEGAENLIEKMLEKI